Proteins encoded together in one Chitinispirillales bacterium ANBcel5 window:
- a CDS encoding DUF4184 family protein yields the protein MPLTTAHPVVAVPFQKLGLSLSALIVGSVIPDFEFFLRLTTGRLIAHTIPGILLFCLPVGFLVLLIFHKFLKYPLITLLPHSHQNKLLPLAGNYTFFSIRRLSNIFLSLTIGALSHIVLDALTHSDGFFVELFPVLSATLFEFDGGALRVYFLLQYLISAIGMLLLVYWYYSWYKTAPEGKLERNKKFPSGSKGVVAVFMCAMTLVGGVVYGYVTIIPAEGVQMVKLFVSNATIAATSSFLLSLIVFAFLWYRLTPADHRNMLEQNATNTLRTE from the coding sequence ATGCCGCTTACAACCGCTCACCCCGTAGTAGCTGTTCCGTTTCAAAAGTTAGGACTCTCTCTGTCAGCTTTAATTGTAGGGAGTGTAATACCTGATTTTGAATTTTTTCTGAGACTAACAACAGGCAGGTTGATTGCTCATACCATACCAGGTATTTTACTATTTTGCCTACCGGTCGGTTTTTTAGTGCTTCTTATATTCCATAAATTTTTAAAATATCCACTAATTACCCTTCTGCCACACAGTCATCAGAATAAATTGTTACCTCTTGCCGGTAATTACACGTTTTTTTCGATTAGAAGATTGAGTAATATTTTTCTATCACTTACTATAGGAGCACTATCACACATAGTTCTTGATGCCCTTACCCATAGTGACGGCTTTTTTGTAGAACTGTTTCCAGTATTATCTGCTACCCTTTTTGAATTCGATGGTGGAGCATTAAGGGTGTACTTTTTACTTCAATACCTCATTTCTGCCATAGGAATGCTATTGCTTGTATACTGGTATTACAGCTGGTACAAAACTGCACCTGAAGGCAAATTGGAGAGAAACAAGAAATTTCCAAGTGGAAGTAAGGGAGTCGTAGCTGTTTTTATGTGCGCTATGACACTTGTGGGAGGTGTCGTTTACGGGTATGTAACAATTATACCTGCAGAGGGTGTTCAGATGGTTAAACTTTTCGTATCAAATGCAACGATTGCTGCTACCAGTAGTTTTCTTTTATCACTGATAGTTTTTGCGTTCCTGTGGTATAGACTGACTCCTGCTGACCACAGGAACATGCTTGAGCAAAATGCTACAAATACTCTACGTACCGAATAG
- a CDS encoding general stress protein — protein MKTIFTVFKDISKAKEAIDRLNQSGFDKYQMNSIVQESTAKSHFDINRQEIKVEDSESLGGRKVQGFEKLFAGQQSLDTVDAGRILAAGQGGTILGKAATSAPIRKVDNLKKALIDFGIPEDTAQKYQEGVAKGKLLFWIRSEDTDSPKITNIVKDYQGEDLVTI, from the coding sequence ATGAAAACTATCTTTACCGTATTCAAAGATATTTCCAAAGCAAAAGAAGCTATCGATCGTTTAAATCAGAGTGGATTCGATAAGTACCAAATGAATTCAATTGTGCAGGAGTCTACAGCTAAATCACACTTTGATATTAACAGACAAGAGATTAAGGTAGAAGACTCAGAGTCTCTGGGGGGGAGAAAGGTGCAAGGTTTTGAAAAACTATTTGCCGGGCAACAATCTTTAGATACAGTCGATGCTGGCAGGATTTTAGCCGCCGGCCAGGGCGGTACCATTCTGGGGAAAGCAGCAACTTCTGCCCCCATCAGAAAAGTTGATAATCTAAAAAAAGCTCTGATTGATTTCGGTATACCGGAAGATACCGCACAAAAGTATCAGGAAGGTGTAGCTAAAGGAAAATTACTATTCTGGATCCGATCAGAAGATACTGATAGTCCCAAAATTACCAACATCGTTAAGGACTATCAGGGAGAGGACTTAGTGACTATATAA